The following proteins come from a genomic window of Candidatus Leptovillus gracilis:
- a CDS encoding PAS domain S-box protein has product MPLELWGAAGEIALALPNHPLEYLLLLIYVGLLAYILYAYHNESRKFDRREWSLFVLLSVAGFLTSQLFPIRLAFENQLAPAAVAQNPMTVLVPFAAVPLLLAAASLNPLAALGVGLFTGLGTALGQTHQLYAVFHGGFTAVIATFFLRQHYQGRLFRWLRLPVMAGPLSLLPMAVPVGLAAFVGAVGVVSTLTAVDLAISTATAHLLPLLLQGLLGGVIVMLILLGVPQLVAPSRPLIPTPWQRSLRYRLLTNFVLFVGLVLILMVFVVYNVAVNVSTRLVVNQMAHDAQTVSTQIPNFRANLQNLLTLYNDDEQLLATDTAESQKVLQQLFRVNPFYRRILLVNQDQTISAFYPEDVTQVALSDREKVAIAAALNSNRAETTTAPSANDEYVLSFVAPVLAANGEPVAALVGRVPYLSLNGLIVGMEGAVGRGTGFILDENEQIVAHADARQLLQTWRLPEEIGREIITGETTPGVAYQGREGQTNARELVYFVRGESHPWTVVMTAPYETVLELAVSIGVPLAMVMVLITAVFYAIFALIGRDITRPITELVNASETLAAGGAWRPETVEQRDDEIGQLTKAFAHMQRSIRQRLNELSLLLGVSHDVSASIDMNQGMPAILRGAVRGTGAAGARAVITSPTGGYPVTYGEGAAASEMASLDRLIRKALRHKSELLLETPQEIRAALQLDETVNLPVTALLALPLAAKERFQGVVWLGYRSPHAFDSTEHNLLKTLAGQAAVLVDNARLYATAESGRRRLSAVLESTADAVIVTDRTQRIVLINRATEQLFNLKTSEVYGRPAADVLTITPLIEALTSPNEQQPNREIPLDDGRVFYTSTSTIIGSDSQIMGRVAVLHDISHLKEIDAMKSDFVSTVSHDLRSPLTFMRGYATMLPMVGELNEKQQDYVDKIMGGIDQMAKLVNDLLDLGRIESGVKLRNQAIEVEPLLADLSTEFWQHAHLSGIKLEIGVQPAELVLIADKPLLRQALTNLLTNAIKYAPGSGPLKLCAERKNSEVIFSVTDHGPGIPEQDQMRLFERFYRVKERGTERVKGSGLGLAIVKSIAERHGGRAWVQSKRGEGSTFYLAIPLNLNGYDE; this is encoded by the coding sequence ATGCCACTAGAGCTATGGGGTGCGGCAGGCGAGATAGCCCTGGCACTGCCCAACCACCCACTCGAATACCTTTTGCTGCTCATTTATGTCGGGTTACTGGCGTATATCCTATACGCTTACCACAACGAAAGCCGCAAATTCGACCGACGGGAATGGAGCCTATTTGTCCTGCTGTCGGTCGCCGGATTCCTCACCAGCCAGTTGTTTCCCATCCGTCTGGCATTTGAAAACCAGTTGGCCCCGGCCGCCGTCGCCCAGAACCCGATGACGGTGCTGGTTCCATTTGCGGCCGTTCCCCTTCTCCTGGCTGCCGCCAGCCTGAATCCCCTGGCGGCGCTGGGCGTGGGACTGTTCACCGGGCTGGGCACGGCATTGGGCCAAACCCACCAGTTGTATGCTGTGTTTCATGGGGGATTCACGGCCGTCATCGCCACCTTCTTCTTGCGACAACATTACCAGGGCCGCCTGTTTCGTTGGCTGCGTCTGCCGGTAATGGCCGGACCACTCAGCCTGCTGCCGATGGCCGTACCGGTTGGTCTGGCAGCGTTTGTCGGCGCGGTGGGCGTAGTCAGCACGTTAACGGCCGTAGACCTGGCCATTTCCACCGCTACCGCCCATCTGCTGCCCCTGCTGCTGCAAGGGCTGCTGGGCGGGGTTATCGTCATGCTCATTTTGCTCGGCGTGCCCCAACTTGTTGCCCCAAGCCGCCCGCTCATTCCCACCCCCTGGCAGCGCAGCCTCCGTTATCGGCTGCTGACCAATTTTGTCCTGTTTGTTGGCCTGGTACTTATCTTGATGGTGTTTGTCGTCTACAACGTCGCCGTCAACGTCTCCACCCGCCTGGTGGTCAATCAGATGGCTCACGACGCCCAAACCGTCTCGACCCAAATCCCCAATTTTCGCGCCAATCTACAAAATCTGCTCACCCTCTACAACGACGATGAGCAGCTATTGGCGACCGATACAGCCGAATCCCAGAAAGTATTACAGCAGTTATTCCGCGTCAATCCCTTTTACCGCCGCATCTTGCTGGTGAACCAGGACCAAACCATCTCCGCCTTTTACCCGGAAGACGTGACCCAGGTAGCGCTGTCTGATCGGGAAAAGGTGGCAATCGCCGCCGCCCTCAACAGCAACCGGGCTGAAACCACCACCGCCCCCTCCGCCAACGATGAGTACGTGCTGAGTTTTGTCGCCCCGGTGTTAGCGGCCAACGGCGAACCGGTGGCGGCGCTGGTGGGGCGTGTGCCCTATTTATCGTTGAATGGGCTGATTGTGGGCATGGAAGGCGCTGTGGGGCGCGGAACCGGTTTCATTCTGGACGAAAACGAGCAAATTGTAGCCCACGCCGACGCCCGGCAGCTTTTGCAGACCTGGCGGCTGCCGGAAGAGATCGGCCGCGAAATTATCACCGGCGAGACCACGCCCGGCGTAGCCTACCAGGGACGTGAAGGGCAAACCAATGCCCGCGAACTGGTCTATTTTGTGCGCGGCGAGAGCCATCCCTGGACGGTGGTGATGACGGCGCCGTATGAGACGGTGCTGGAACTGGCGGTGAGCATTGGCGTGCCGCTGGCGATGGTGATGGTGTTGATTACGGCCGTCTTTTACGCCATCTTCGCCCTGATAGGCCGCGACATCACCCGGCCGATCACCGAACTGGTCAACGCCTCGGAGACACTGGCCGCCGGCGGCGCCTGGCGGCCAGAAACAGTGGAGCAGCGCGACGACGAAATCGGCCAGCTTACCAAAGCGTTCGCCCACATGCAGCGCTCCATCCGCCAACGACTGAATGAACTGTCGCTGCTGCTGGGCGTCAGCCACGATGTGTCGGCCAGCATAGACATGAACCAGGGGATGCCGGCCATCTTGCGCGGCGCGGTGCGCGGGACCGGCGCCGCCGGAGCGCGCGCCGTAATTACCAGCCCCACCGGCGGTTATCCGGTGACGTATGGCGAAGGGGCCGCCGCCAGCGAGATGGCCAGTTTGGATAGGCTGATTCGCAAGGCGCTGCGGCACAAGTCCGAACTACTGCTGGAGACGCCCCAGGAAATTCGGGCCGCGCTGCAACTAGATGAAACGGTCAATCTGCCGGTGACGGCGCTATTGGCGCTGCCGTTGGCGGCCAAAGAACGCTTTCAGGGGGTCGTGTGGCTGGGCTATCGTTCACCCCACGCCTTTGATTCGACGGAGCATAATTTGCTCAAAACGTTGGCCGGGCAGGCGGCCGTGTTGGTGGACAATGCCCGCCTCTATGCAACGGCCGAAAGCGGTCGGCGGCGTCTATCGGCGGTTCTGGAAAGCACTGCCGATGCGGTGATTGTGACCGACCGCACGCAGCGGATTGTGCTGATAAACCGGGCGACGGAGCAGCTTTTTAACCTGAAGACCAGCGAGGTTTACGGCCGTCCGGCGGCCGACGTATTAACCATCACGCCGCTGATTGAAGCGCTGACCAGCCCCAACGAACAGCAGCCCAACCGGGAAATTCCACTGGATGACGGCCGTGTCTTCTACACCAGCACCTCCACCATCATCGGCAGCGACAGCCAGATAATGGGGCGCGTCGCCGTGCTGCACGACATCAGCCACCTGAAAGAAATAGACGCCATGAAGTCCGACTTCGTCAGCACCGTCTCCCATGATCTGCGCAGTCCACTCACTTTCATGCGCGGCTACGCCACCATGCTGCCAATGGTTGGCGAGCTAAACGAGAAGCAGCAAGATTATGTGGACAAAATCATGGGCGGCATAGACCAGATGGCCAAGCTGGTCAACGACTTGCTGGACCTGGGCCGGATTGAATCGGGCGTAAAGCTGCGCAACCAGGCCATCGAAGTGGAGCCGCTGCTGGCCGACCTGTCCACAGAATTCTGGCAGCACGCCCACCTCAGCGGCATTAAACTAGAAATCGGTGTCCAGCCGGCAGAACTGGTACTCATCGCCGATAAACCCCTGCTGCGCCAGGCATTGACTAATTTGCTGACCAACGCCATCAAATACGCCCCAGGCAGCGGCCCGCTGAAGCTCTGCGCCGAACGCAAAAACAGCGAGGTCATCTTCAGCGTCACCGATCACGGCCCCGGCATCCCAGAACAAGACCAGATGCGTCTCTTTGAGCGTTTTTACCGGGTGAAAGAACGGGGCACAGAACGAGTAAAAGGGTCTGGCCTGGGCCTGGCAATCGTCAAATCTATTGCCGAACGGCACGGCGGCCGGGCCTGGGTTCAAAGCAAACGCGGCGAAGGCAGCACCTTTTACCTCGCCATTCCGCTCAATCTGAACGGGTACGACGAGTAA
- a CDS encoding Uma2 family endonuclease: MLAEKSKKRTMTAEQLAQLSPEASRGELIEGEFVAMSPAGQMHGEIAATILIMLGQFTRRQKLGRVYAAETGFVLKRQPDTVRAPDVAFVRAERLSAATPPTGFFDGPPDLAVEVVSPSETLAEIEGKLLDYLENGVQVVWIVYPTTRTITIYHSLTAVRTLTINDNLDCEKLLPGFSVPVQEIFA, from the coding sequence ATGTTGGCGGAAAAAAGCAAAAAACGCACCATGACGGCCGAACAACTGGCCCAACTTTCGCCCGAAGCCAGTCGCGGCGAACTCATTGAGGGGGAATTTGTTGCCATGTCACCAGCAGGACAGATGCACGGAGAAATTGCAGCCACAATTTTGATCATGCTTGGGCAGTTTACCCGCCGACAAAAACTCGGCAGGGTGTACGCTGCCGAAACTGGCTTCGTCCTCAAGCGCCAGCCAGACACCGTGCGCGCGCCAGACGTGGCCTTTGTGCGGGCAGAGCGGTTGAGCGCGGCGACGCCGCCCACCGGCTTTTTTGATGGGCCGCCAGACCTGGCGGTGGAAGTTGTGTCGCCCAGCGAAACGCTGGCGGAAATTGAGGGCAAATTGCTGGACTACCTGGAAAACGGCGTGCAGGTTGTGTGGATTGTCTACCCCACCACGCGCACCATCACCATCTATCATTCCCTTACGGCCGTGCGCACCCTGACCATCAACGACAATCTGGACTGCGAAAAACTTCTGCCCGGCTTTTCCGTCCCCGTCCAAGAGATATTTGCCTGA
- a CDS encoding NifU N-terminal domain-containing protein: protein MSEYIEIETEFGDDGRSLFVTTNQSLTDGVMETYASLEEMEEGSPLAQALSAIDGIAHLTLNGRALTLIRAPETPWHHLVADLSAALKDFFL from the coding sequence ATGTCAGAGTATATTGAGATTGAAACGGAATTTGGCGATGACGGCCGTTCCCTTTTTGTCACCACCAATCAGAGCCTTACCGACGGGGTGATGGAAACCTATGCTTCTCTGGAGGAAATGGAAGAAGGTTCGCCGTTGGCCCAGGCTCTATCGGCGATTGATGGTATTGCCCACCTGACGTTAAACGGCCGTGCCCTCACCCTCATCCGCGCCCCCGAAACCCCCTGGCATCACCTCGTCGCCGACCTGTCGGCGGCGCTCAAAGACTTTTTCTTGTAG
- a CDS encoding MFS transporter, protein MRRKPSPTAILAVVAFGVFVAADDLTVVSTMLRQIVFDLGIPLPAGLDQAAWIVNAYLIAYVVVMPFVGRLSDIVGRRVVYVGALALFLVGSIWVPLAGSFNSFLAGRVLTAVGGGAMVPVAMAVIGDVYRQEKRAAALGTLGAIDTAGWVWGPLYGALLIRYLSWQWQFYLNIPLALLGMAAAWWALADLPRPVRQERMDWWGVVTLSIALLSLNLGLLNSGDVGSAGGFASLNANPPTPTWPYFLVAALSFALFLFSETHLSPALPRSPSPLLPLSLFRRRNFSPAVGINFLIGSVLIIVMVNVPLIINVLAIDVAEAALISGGLLSGMTLAMALLAYVGGRLTERWSYRPVTLAGLVLCAVAFALMGSSWQATAVGVHTPYGQMAWQLVILGMGFGLVIAPVGTAVINAAPPDQRGIASSLVIVMRLMGMSVGLSALTAWGLRRFDVLRRQITLPDLPLTDPGYQQAIVDGLTQVTVAVLAETFLVSALLITLAWLIALTLKPETEN, encoded by the coding sequence ATGCGCCGCAAACCCTCCCCCACCGCCATCCTCGCCGTCGTCGCCTTTGGCGTCTTTGTGGCCGCCGATGATCTGACGGTGGTCTCCACCATGCTGCGGCAGATCGTATTCGACCTGGGAATCCCACTGCCGGCCGGGCTGGACCAGGCCGCTTGGATTGTCAACGCCTACCTCATCGCCTATGTCGTCGTGATGCCTTTTGTAGGGCGGCTGAGCGACATTGTGGGGCGGCGGGTGGTGTATGTCGGCGCGCTGGCCTTGTTTCTGGTCGGTTCGATTTGGGTCCCGTTGGCGGGCAGTTTTAACAGCTTTTTGGCGGGGCGGGTGTTAACGGCCGTTGGCGGCGGCGCCATGGTCCCGGTGGCTATGGCCGTAATCGGTGATGTATATCGGCAGGAAAAGCGCGCCGCGGCGTTAGGGACATTGGGCGCCATAGACACGGCCGGTTGGGTGTGGGGGCCGCTGTACGGCGCGCTGCTCATCCGCTATTTGAGCTGGCAGTGGCAGTTTTACCTGAACATCCCCCTGGCGCTGTTGGGTATGGCCGCCGCCTGGTGGGCGCTGGCCGACTTGCCCCGCCCGGTGCGCCAAGAGCGCATGGATTGGTGGGGCGTCGTCACCCTCTCCATCGCCCTGCTCAGCCTGAACCTGGGCCTGCTCAACAGCGGCGACGTGGGCAGCGCCGGTGGTTTCGCCAGTCTGAACGCCAATCCGCCGACCCCCACCTGGCCCTACTTCCTGGTCGCCGCCCTCAGCTTTGCCCTCTTTCTCTTCAGCGAAACGCACCTCTCTCCCGCTCTCCCCCGCTCCCCCTCTCCCCTTCTTCCCCTCTCCCTTTTCCGTCGCCGCAATTTCAGTCCGGCTGTCGGCATCAACTTCCTCATCGGCAGTGTGCTGATCATTGTTATGGTCAATGTGCCGCTGATCATCAACGTGCTGGCGATAGACGTGGCCGAAGCGGCCCTGATCAGCGGGGGGCTGCTCAGCGGCATGACGTTGGCGATGGCCCTGCTGGCCTACGTGGGCGGCCGTCTGACTGAACGCTGGAGCTATCGGCCGGTGACATTGGCCGGCTTGGTATTGTGCGCCGTGGCTTTTGCGTTGATGGGCAGCAGTTGGCAGGCAACGGCCGTTGGCGTCCACACCCCATACGGGCAAATGGCCTGGCAGTTGGTCATTTTGGGCATGGGGTTTGGGCTAGTGATCGCGCCGGTGGGCACGGCCGTCATCAACGCCGCCCCACCCGACCAGCGCGGCATCGCCTCCAGTTTGGTCATTGTGATGCGGCTCATGGGCATGAGCGTGGGTCTGTCCGCCCTGACAGCCTGGGGCCTGCGCCGCTTCGACGTGCTGCGCCGCCAGATCACCCTGCCCGACCTGCCGCTGACCGACCCCGGCTACCAGCAAGCCATCGTGGATGGCCTCACCCAAGTCACCGTCGCTGTCCTGGCCGAGACGTTTCTTGTTTCCGCGCTCCTCATCACCCTGGCCTGGCTCATTGCCCTCACTCTCAAACCAGAGACCGAAAACTAA
- the aspS gene encoding aspartate--tRNA ligase, producing the protein MLKTHSCGELRAEQIGQTVTLAGWVNRRRDMGGVIFIDLRDRDGKTQVVVNSGRSQEAFNVAEQVRGEYVLQITGEVSHRPAGLENPGLVTGDIEVLADSVTILNPAKTPPFLIDRDEVVDETLRLKFRYLDLRREKMQRNLMIRHRAVKFIRDYLDERGFIEIETPILFKSTPEGARDYLVPSRVHPGKFYALPQSPQQLKQLLMVAGYERYFQIARCFRDEDLRADRQPEFTQLDMEMSFVERDDILDLIEGLMVGMVKHTSLVPLAHDVFPRLSHCEAMERFGTDRPDIRYGLELVDVSDIAGASAFKVFAENVAAGHPVKAICVPGAGSYSRKDIGELEEIAKANGAKGLATMALDPDSGEMKGFITKFFTVDQLVALTERLNAQPGDLLLFASDQKYVVYSVLGALRDELGTRLGLKNSNTLAFCWVIDFPLFEEHLEDGHYAPSHHMFTAPKREQIPLLDTNPGAVLSEQYDLVCNGFEVAGGSIRIHERPLQRKIMELIGFSFEEAMDQFGHMLEAFEYGAPPHGGIAPGIDRLVALMAGEPNIREVMAFPKTAQATDLMSDTPSTVAQKQLDELQIALALRDKPKG; encoded by the coding sequence ATGCTCAAAACACATTCATGTGGCGAACTACGCGCCGAACAAATTGGACAAACCGTTACCCTGGCCGGTTGGGTTAACCGCCGCCGCGACATGGGCGGCGTTATTTTTATTGACTTGCGCGACCGCGACGGCAAAACGCAGGTCGTTGTCAATTCCGGCCGTTCCCAGGAAGCCTTCAACGTGGCCGAACAGGTACGCGGCGAATACGTGCTGCAAATTACCGGCGAAGTCTCCCACCGGCCGGCCGGGCTGGAAAACCCCGGCCTCGTCACCGGCGACATCGAAGTGCTGGCCGACAGCGTGACCATCCTCAATCCGGCCAAAACGCCCCCCTTCCTCATTGACCGCGACGAAGTGGTAGACGAAACCCTGCGCCTGAAATTCCGCTACCTCGATTTGCGCCGCGAAAAAATGCAGCGCAACCTGATGATCCGCCACCGCGCCGTCAAGTTCATCCGCGATTATCTGGACGAACGTGGCTTCATTGAGATTGAAACCCCTATCCTGTTCAAATCCACGCCGGAGGGAGCGCGCGACTATCTGGTTCCCAGCCGCGTGCATCCCGGCAAATTTTACGCCCTGCCGCAAAGCCCGCAGCAGCTTAAGCAGCTCCTCATGGTCGCCGGCTACGAGCGCTATTTCCAGATCGCCCGCTGTTTCCGCGATGAAGACCTGCGCGCCGACCGCCAGCCGGAGTTCACCCAGTTAGACATGGAAATGAGCTTTGTGGAGCGCGACGACATCTTGGACCTGATCGAAGGGCTGATGGTGGGCATGGTCAAACACACCAGCCTGGTTCCCCTAGCCCACGACGTTTTCCCGCGCCTCAGCCACTGCGAGGCGATGGAACGCTTCGGCACAGACCGCCCAGACATTCGCTATGGCCTGGAACTGGTAGACGTGTCCGACATTGCCGGGGCCAGCGCCTTCAAGGTCTTCGCCGAAAATGTGGCCGCCGGTCATCCGGTGAAGGCGATTTGCGTGCCGGGCGCGGGCAGCTACAGCCGCAAAGACATTGGCGAATTAGAAGAGATCGCCAAAGCCAACGGCGCGAAGGGGCTGGCGACGATGGCCCTGGACCCGGACAGCGGCGAGATGAAGGGCTTTATCACCAAGTTCTTCACCGTAGACCAACTGGTCGCCCTGACGGAGCGGCTGAACGCCCAACCGGGCGACTTGCTGCTGTTTGCCAGCGACCAGAAGTATGTGGTTTACAGTGTGTTAGGCGCGCTGCGCGACGAGTTGGGCACGCGCCTGGGCCTGAAGAACAGCAATACCCTGGCTTTTTGTTGGGTGATTGATTTTCCGCTCTTTGAGGAGCATCTGGAGGATGGGCATTACGCGCCCAGCCACCACATGTTCACTGCGCCCAAACGAGAACAGATTCCGCTGTTGGATACAAACCCTGGCGCGGTGTTGAGCGAGCAGTATGACCTGGTGTGTAATGGCTTTGAAGTGGCTGGCGGAAGTATTAGAATCCATGAACGGCCGTTACAACGCAAAATCATGGAACTCATCGGTTTCTCCTTTGAGGAAGCGATGGACCAGTTCGGCCACATGCTGGAAGCGTTTGAGTATGGCGCGCCGCCCCACGGCGGCATCGCCCCTGGCATAGACCGCCTGGTAGCCCTGATGGCCGGCGAACCCAACATCCGCGAAGTGATGGCCTTCCCCAAAACCGCCCAGGCCACCGACCTGATGTCGGACACGCCTTCGACAGTGGCGCAAAAACAGCTAGACGAGCTGCAAATTGCCCTGGCGCTGCGGGACAAACCGAAGGGCTAG
- a CDS encoding alpha-L-arabinofuranosidase: protein MCKFISLFSLLCGLIVLVACGGAPEVTAVPNPASAAPTSQPTSPPETAVPTPLPPPPVADGLTIELTDDFHPFDARLLGSNLPAWLGTGRVEDPAFINRTIASGVSLMRIPGGSWSNYYDWAACEIDNLCPWDWGVLRPTDFINFVRAAGVPAMYIVNPNGTPQEAAALVAFFNGAADDETVIGPDVRGRDWGTVGQWAQLRRDNGNPEPLSITYWEFGNEVYGGKEGTECLSWGWEDVWTCDGREYIQGLGSGAERQAGFLEFREAMRAVDRSIKVGAVGVPVQSDWSNWGNEVIEEAGAVMDFYIIHQYAYFEPPRSYEAALAQPQAVWQPMMADVQRAFDRYANGRRLPIAVTEYNLFSVQDQDNAQWMTRAVNMLFMADTIGQMATHGFSLANQWDLANGQAGNGTDYGLMNVDTLARSPQYYVFPLWARFGSRLLPVNSSFAADTTLSAYGGLMGDGRFSLLVINKTGEPITTDVAVNGGPPAFRSGLADVAVAPALDSQIVTFNGVSDPADDLSDAPSTPLAELSNPFSYTFPPYSITLLRLEP, encoded by the coding sequence ATGTGCAAATTCATCTCTTTGTTCAGCCTGTTATGTGGATTAATTGTGTTGGTGGCTTGTGGTGGCGCGCCGGAGGTTACGGCCGTTCCCAACCCCGCCAGCGCCGCCCCAACCAGCCAACCCACCAGCCCGCCAGAAACGGCCGTGCCCACGCCCCTGCCACCCCCACCCGTCGCTGACGGCCTGACCATCGAACTAACCGACGATTTCCATCCCTTCGACGCCCGCCTGCTGGGGAGCAATCTGCCGGCCTGGCTGGGAACCGGGCGCGTCGAAGACCCCGCTTTTATCAACCGTACCATCGCCTCTGGCGTCAGCCTGATGCGCATTCCCGGCGGCAGTTGGAGCAATTATTACGATTGGGCCGCCTGCGAGATAGACAACCTATGCCCCTGGGACTGGGGTGTTTTGCGGCCCACCGACTTCATCAACTTTGTCCGAGCGGCGGGCGTCCCGGCGATGTATATTGTGAATCCTAACGGCACGCCGCAAGAAGCGGCGGCGCTGGTGGCTTTTTTTAACGGCGCAGCCGACGATGAGACGGTGATTGGTCCCGATGTGCGCGGCCGTGATTGGGGCACGGTGGGGCAGTGGGCACAGCTCCGCCGCGACAACGGCAACCCGGAGCCGCTGTCCATCACCTATTGGGAGTTTGGCAACGAAGTGTACGGCGGGAAAGAGGGCACAGAGTGTCTGTCCTGGGGCTGGGAAGATGTATGGACTTGTGACGGCCGTGAATACATCCAGGGCCTCGGCAGCGGCGCCGAGCGGCAGGCTGGTTTCCTGGAATTCCGCGAAGCGATGCGCGCCGTGGACCGCTCCATCAAAGTGGGCGCGGTGGGCGTGCCGGTGCAGAGCGATTGGAGCAATTGGGGCAATGAGGTCATCGAAGAGGCCGGCGCGGTGATGGACTTTTACATCATCCACCAATACGCCTATTTTGAGCCGCCGCGCAGTTATGAGGCGGCTCTGGCCCAACCCCAGGCGGTCTGGCAGCCGATGATGGCCGACGTGCAGCGGGCGTTTGACCGGTATGCCAACGGCCGTCGCCTGCCTATCGCCGTCACCGAATACAATTTGTTCTCGGTTCAAGACCAGGATAACGCGCAGTGGATGACCCGCGCCGTCAACATGTTGTTTATGGCCGATACCATCGGCCAGATGGCGACGCATGGGTTTAGCCTGGCGAACCAGTGGGATTTAGCCAACGGGCAGGCGGGCAATGGCACAGATTACGGGCTGATGAATGTAGACACCCTGGCGCGGTCGCCGCAGTATTATGTCTTTCCGCTGTGGGCGCGGTTTGGTTCGCGGCTGCTGCCCGTCAATTCTTCCTTCGCGGCTGATACGACGTTGAGCGCCTATGGTGGGCTGATGGGTGACGGCCGTTTCTCCCTGCTGGTCATCAACAAAACCGGCGAACCGATCACCACCGATGTCGCCGTCAACGGCGGCCCGCCAGCCTTTCGCAGCGGATTGGCCGACGTAGCCGTCGCCCCGGCGCTGGACAGCCAGATTGTGACATTTAACGGCGTCAGCGATCCCGCCGATGACCTGTCCGACGCGCCCTCTACCCCCTTGGCCGAATTGAGCAACCCGTTTAGCTATACCTTCCCTCCTTATTCCATTACCCTGCTGCGGCTGGAGCCATAA
- a CDS encoding metal-dependent hydrolase: protein MSITITWHGHATFSLNIGGTAVVVDPFFAGNSPAAQTKVGDVAADFILQTHGHGDHIADTLPLAKRTGAMVVANFEICNWLAAQGHGNNHAMNTGGGWNFPFGRVRMTYAQHSSGLPDGSYGGNPGGYVISAEGKNIYIAGDTALFSDMALIGKMGLDVAVLPVGDNFTMGPEDSLEAIHLLKPKVVIPCHYNTWPPIAIDVHAWGNAVAGQTSARPIILAIDETYSV from the coding sequence ATGTCCATTACCATCACCTGGCATGGTCATGCCACATTCTCGTTGAATATCGGCGGTACGGCCGTTGTCGTAGACCCATTTTTCGCCGGTAACAGCCCTGCAGCCCAGACCAAAGTCGGCGATGTGGCCGCCGATTTCATCCTGCAAACCCACGGCCACGGCGACCACATCGCCGACACGCTGCCGCTGGCGAAGCGCACCGGCGCGATGGTGGTCGCCAATTTTGAGATTTGTAACTGGTTGGCCGCCCAGGGGCACGGCAACAACCACGCCATGAACACCGGCGGCGGCTGGAATTTCCCCTTTGGCCGCGTCAGAATGACCTATGCCCAGCACAGTTCTGGCCTGCCTGATGGCAGCTACGGTGGCAACCCCGGCGGCTACGTCATCAGCGCTGAGGGCAAAAACATCTACATCGCCGGGGACACCGCGCTCTTCTCCGACATGGCGCTGATCGGCAAGATGGGGCTGGATGTGGCCGTGCTGCCGGTGGGCGACAATTTCACCATGGGGCCGGAAGATTCGCTTGAAGCCATTCATCTCCTGAAACCCAAAGTAGTCATTCCGTGCCACTACAACACCTGGCCGCCCATCGCCATAGATGTTCATGCCTGGGGCAACGCCGTCGCCGGCCAAACCTCCGCCCGCCCCATCATCTTGGCAATTGACGAAACCTATTCGGTCTGA